A stretch of Girardinichthys multiradiatus isolate DD_20200921_A chromosome 20, DD_fGirMul_XY1, whole genome shotgun sequence DNA encodes these proteins:
- the LOC124857057 gene encoding neurexophilin-2: MQVLGWITVLLCQWILQKVQGLEKQVDLSELGPVGSVMKTLPYGMGGGTAGGVVKPPYQTRIFSTSIDQTPLKSKPPTYSFFNPYDSGRNQSLLLDQTGYRSKRKPSLKTNMKTKKIFGWGNFYFSVKTVKFSLLVTGKIVDHINGTFTVYFRHNSSSLGNVSVSIVPPSKVVEFEVLPQQHLQPHTQQDTQIKETQQATIDPKEGKTLNCRVEYEKTDRSKKSKPCLYDPSQTCFTEHTQSHAAWLCAKPFKVICIFISFLSIDYKLVQKVCPDYNFQSERPYFG, encoded by the coding sequence GTCCAAGGGTTGGAGAAGCAAGTGGACTTGTCAGAGTTGGGCCCAGTCGGCTCGGTGATGAAGACTCTTCCTTATGGCATGGGAGGAGGCACGGCTGGAGGAGTTGTCAAGCCTCCGTACCAAACACGCATATTTTCCACATCCATCGACCAGACACCCCTGAAATCCAAGCCTCCAACCTACAGTTTCTTTAATCCCTATGACTCAGGCCGGAACCAGTCCTTGTTACTGGATCAGACTGGCTACCGCTCCAAGCGCAAGCCGTCCTTAAAGAcaaacatgaagaccaagaagaTCTTCGGCTGGGGAAACTTCTATTTCAGTGTTAAGACCGTGAAGTTCAGCCTGTTGGTGACGGGAAAGATCGTGGACCACATCAACGGGACATTCACTGTTTACTTCCGGCACAACTCATCAAGCCTCGGGAACGTGTCGGTAAGCATTGTGCCGCCTTCAAAAGTGGTGGAGTTTGAGGTCCTACCACAGCAGCATCTGCAGCCCCATACCCAGCAGGACACCCAAATAAAGGAGACACAGCAGGCCACTATCGACCCTAAAGAGGGGAAGACCCTCAACTGTCGGGTGGAGTACGAGAAAACTGACAGGTCGAAGAAATCCAAACCCTGCCTGTATGATCCATCTCAGACCTGCTTCACAGAGCACACTCAGTCTCATGCTGCCTGGCTCTGTGCCAAACCCTTTAAGGTGATCTGCATCTTCATCTCTTTTTTAAGCATCGATTACAAGTTAGTTCAAAAAGTGTGTCCGGACTACAACTTCCAAAGTGAGCGCCCTTATTTcggataa